One region of Danio aesculapii chromosome 7, fDanAes4.1, whole genome shotgun sequence genomic DNA includes:
- the si:dkeyp-75h12.7 gene encoding uncharacterized protein si:dkeyp-75h12.7, whose amino-acid sequence MPVALLDVWSFLLMLNLESVLSVCDVKVQIIDFGCHLEWNCPDANPETTYTVSAKLNRSEWRNVPGCIQISNHSCDLSHVFSSLNGYNFIRLRSEEQPWMNITLCDPMNDPAAKFSAPSINISVDNGSLWVTVLFPYSPSITCSRPDDDEEEEEEEEEEEQLEEGCPLNEFKSLLATVTLYNNHKFKDRQNCSVGMLEKSQCTVEFGFLDPGEVYCAEASFIAEGVLTSSPMSLPLCVQISANTALQITESLIGVIVCAVLITLGLVFLLLWRGCAPPERPLPRSLALLQDLELQKETLNDFCLTEPPNEISDDDHVSVVSFLDFTLTENQSSYQNTQSLGNGYYSSPVLQNPDPADEYVESGESGIEEQIHELHLFQSQSSLEGSPYQSEKTLNIPLSSVWVKNAQRDETATEEQCGELMWRCGDL is encoded by the exons ATGCCTGTCGCTCTCCTAGATGTTTGGTCTTTTCTGTTGATGTTAAATCTAG AGTCTGTTCTCTCTGTCTGTGACGTCAAAGTCCAAATCATTGATTTTGGGTGCCATCTTGAGTGGAATTGCCCTGATGCCAACCCTGAGACCACTTACACTGTCTCAGCCAAGCTAAACCG CAGTGAATGGAGAAATGTTCCAGGCTGCATCCAGATTTCCAATCACAGCTGTGATCTGTCGCATGTCTTTTCAAGCCTGAACGGTTATAACTTCATCAGACTGAGATCAGAAGAGCAGCCCTGGATGAACATCACCCTCTGTGACCCTATGAATGACC cTGCTGCGAAATTCAGTGCGCCCTCCATAAACATCTCAGTGGACAATGGAAGTCTCTGGGTGACGGTACTCTTTCCTTATTCTCCATCCATCACCTGCAGCAGgcctgatgatgatgaggaggaggaggaggaggaggaggaagaggagcagTTAGAGGAGGGCTGTCCTCTAAATGAATTTAAAAGCCTCTTGGCCACAGTCACTCTGTACAACAATCACAAGTTCAAAGACAGACAG AACTGCAGTGTAGGAATGCTGGAGAAAAGCCAATGCACGGTAGAGTTTGGTTTTCTTGATCCAGGAGAGGTGTACTGCGCTGAGGCCAGCTTCATAGCTGAAGGTGTTCTGACCTCTTCACCCATGAGTCTCCCGCTCTGTGTTCAGATATCAGCAAACACTGCTCTGCAAATCACTG AAAGCCTCATCGGGGTGATTGTGTGTGCTGTTCTCATCACTCTGGGTCTGGTGTTTCTACTGCTCTGGAGGGGGTGTGCGCCTCCTGAACGTCCCCTGCCCAGATCTTTG GCTTTACTTCAAGACCTGGAACTTCAGAAAGAGACTTTGAACGACTTCTGTTTGACTGAACCACCGAACGAGATCTCAGACGATGACCATGTTTCTGTTGTGTCCTTCCTTGACTTCACACTCACAGAAAACCAATCCTCATACCAGAACACCCAGAGCCTGGGAAACGGCTATTACTCCAGTCCTGTCCTGCAAAATCCAGACCCCGCCGATGAATATGTGGAGTCTGGAGAGTCTggcattgaagagcaaatccatgagCTCCATTTGTTTCAATCACAATCATCTCTAGAAGGATCTCCATATCAGAGTGAGAAGACTCTGAACATCCCTCTGAGCTCAGTATGGGTGAAAAACGCTCAACGGGATGAGACTGCAACAGAAGAGCAGTGTGGAGAGCTCATGTGGAGATGTGGAGATCTTTAA